Part of the Halopenitus persicus genome is shown below.
TTCGTCCCCGGCGGCCACAGTATGAGCCTCGCGTCCACCCCGTGGAACATGGTCGTCTGGACGGTCCCGGCCACGGTCACCGGCGGACAGATCGCACCGTACGTCTCGGCGGCGCTGGACACGAGTTTCATCAAGACGGGCGTCGGCGTGCTCTTTGCGGTCATCGCCGTCGCGCTGTTCGTGATGGCGGCCGGCGGCTTCTAGGTCGGCCGACGGCCTTCGTTCGACGATATACGACGACACGAGGCCCTCACCGACCGCTTCGACGCGGCAATCCATCGCCGCTTGCGGACTGCATCGGAGCCCCCCGGATATTTATTTCGTTCACCGGTGATCGTTCTCGTATGGCACACTATCCCGACGGCCATCTCGGTCACATCAGCGACATCGAACGGGCAGCACGGGAGGAGCGTGATCCGCACCGACGGGCGATGCTGTGGAACTACCTCCACCACGCCGCCCTCGAAGTGAGCGGCGACTGGGAGGACATCTTCGACCCCGAGATGATCGTCGACGATCCGCAGTACGAGATGCATCTCGGCAGTAAACTACCCCACCCTACTCGCTCACGGCTTCGCCGTTCGCTTCGTTGAGGGTGGGGCTTTCGCGTGGACTCCCGTTCTGGCCGCCATCGGCGGAAGGCTCGTAATCGCCATTCACGTTCAATGTCCCGCGATTCAAGCGCACGTTTACGGGTACGCCTCCGCCCGACGACTTTTGCGCCGAGCGGAGATACTTCAGGCCAATATTCTTCGCCGCGTTGTAGTCGGCGTTCACTTCGTAGCCACACTTCACACAACAGAATCGTTCTTGCGTCTGGCGGTTCTCTCGGAGCGTCGTCCCGCACTTAGAACACCGCTGGCTCGTGTACGCAGGACTCACCTGTTCGACCGAGATACCGAACATCTCGGCTTTGTATTCGACGTACTCGAACAAACGTCGGAACGCCCATGCGTGGAATTTCTTGACGTTCGGCATCCGCTCACGAATCCCTGTCAGGTTCTCAAAGGCAATCACGCTACAGCCGTTTTCGACGGCTTCCGCGACGAGTTCTTTCGAGACGGTGTGTAAGAAGTGGTCGTAGCGACCCGTCTCGGTACGTCCAACCGACTGGACGGTTTCGTGAGCTGTCCGCGTTCCACGCTGTTGAAGCGAGCCGCGTCGTTTCTCGAACTCGCGGTGCCAGTGGTTCAACTCTGACCCGTTCCAGAACGCACCTGTCGAGGCAACGGCGACGTTTTCGATG
Proteins encoded:
- a CDS encoding RNA-guided endonuclease InsQ/TnpB family protein — protein: MEVRRTVPVKLDVADSDADLLHETISEFLWAANYVVDHAWQGEYKTTSKAELQRETYDDVRAETRLQANLVQNARNKAADAVQSIVARWKQGDYAGKPHFSAPTLVYDKRCATFNDDHATLSTVEGRITAEYVLPDESRETPHSEYLFNDDYEVTGGELHYRDGEFYLHVRTKADVEFETADDGNDGHNTVLGVDLGIENVAVASTGAFWNGSELNHWHREFEKRRGSLQQRGTRTAHETVQSVGRTETGRYDHFLHTVSKELVAEAVENGCSVIAFENLTGIRERMPNVKKFHAWAFRRLFEYVEYKAEMFGISVEQVSPAYTSQRCSKCGTTLRENRQTQERFCCVKCGYEVNADYNAAKNIGLKYLRSAQKSSGGGVPVNVRLNRGTLNVNGDYEPSADGGQNGSPRESPTLNEANGEAVSE